A single genomic interval of Desulforegula conservatrix Mb1Pa harbors:
- a CDS encoding two-component system sensor histidine kinase NtrB — protein MILHYRIIKHLLWISGLVISFMLGYFAVRNYLFAVPVAEGNLRGMALALSSSIESLARKDASLDILHELRSSDIAFFSVINSTGVQIFHSNHELEGSIAEDFDFNPDSYANGYSEARLVLGTGEDAFEFAYPLHFPDRTLMLRLVLHAYRADAIVKRAQMGMMAIFSLMAAAWIMGIFIYRLAINAENQRKEMYKQENLARLGTMGAVLAHEVRNPLAGIKGYAQLLGEGLADENKKEYAALIVTETLRLENLVNDLLAYAKKERPESLPVKATNIINQALNLAEGSLTKKISIKKDLEPEIVVMGDEDRLLQILLNLIRNAIQAMPDGGLINISAKKAGRLVNIEISDTGRGINPNDIGQIFEPFYTTKARGSGFGLAISRKYAEEMGGWLTASDNQEKGALFRLIIPSAGRKD, from the coding sequence ATGATCCTTCATTACAGAATAATCAAACATCTGCTGTGGATTTCAGGGCTGGTGATATCATTCATGCTCGGGTATTTTGCGGTCAGAAACTATCTTTTTGCCGTACCCGTGGCTGAAGGAAATCTGCGGGGAATGGCCCTTGCCCTCTCATCTTCCATAGAATCCCTTGCCCGCAAAGATGCATCCCTTGATATTCTTCATGAATTACGCAGTTCAGACATTGCTTTTTTTTCAGTGATAAACAGCACAGGAGTCCAGATTTTTCATTCAAACCATGAGCTTGAGGGCTCCATTGCAGAAGATTTTGATTTCAATCCTGATTCATACGCAAACGGCTACTCCGAAGCCAGGCTGGTTCTTGGAACAGGCGAGGATGCCTTTGAATTCGCTTACCCCCTGCATTTTCCTGACAGAACCCTGATGCTGAGACTGGTTCTGCATGCTTACAGAGCCGACGCCATTGTAAAAAGAGCGCAAATGGGCATGATGGCTATTTTTTCACTAATGGCCGCAGCCTGGATCATGGGGATTTTTATATACAGGCTTGCCATAAATGCGGAAAACCAGAGAAAAGAAATGTATAAACAGGAAAATCTGGCAAGGCTTGGAACAATGGGTGCGGTTCTGGCTCATGAGGTCAGAAATCCCCTTGCCGGAATAAAAGGCTATGCCCAGCTGCTTGGAGAAGGCCTTGCGGATGAAAACAAAAAAGAATACGCCGCCCTCATAGTCACTGAAACGCTGAGGCTCGAAAACCTGGTAAATGATCTTCTTGCCTACGCAAAAAAAGAAAGACCTGAGTCTTTGCCTGTCAAGGCAACGAATATCATAAACCAGGCCCTGAATCTCGCGGAAGGCTCATTAACAAAAAAAATCAGTATAAAAAAGGATCTGGAGCCTGAAATTGTTGTAATGGGCGATGAAGACAGACTTTTACAGATTCTGCTGAACCTTATCAGAAATGCTATTCAGGCAATGCCCGACGGAGGCCTGATAAATATTTCCGCAAAAAAAGCAGGCAGGCTTGTGAATATTGAAATTTCAGACACAGGCAGAGGCATTAATCCAAACGATATTGGGCAAATATTTGAGCCTTTTTATACGACAAAAGCGAGGGGAAGCGGCTTCGGACTTGCCATAAGCAGAAAATACGCAGAAGAGATGGGCGGATGGCTCACAGCTTCGGATAATCAGGAAAAAGGCGCCTTGTTCAGGCTTATTATTCCGTCAGCAGGCAGAAAGGATTAA
- a CDS encoding acyl-CoA dehydrogenase family protein — protein MDFNLSPLQKMIQKTAKDFCDKEVTKIDAYMAEHKDYPPDLLERFAKAKLLGMDVPKELGGIGSTNFNLILFAEEIGKTGSTCMLPFFMNNSVAETICHWGTDEIKQKFVPPLCDGTAWASMAFTEPGTGSDPKALTMVAEPDGDDFILNGTKRFISMANKPGYGVFFAKDLSMKGQKVDTTAFIVDKSSPGITFSGHYELMGLDGADTCDVFFKDVRVPKANILGEQGKGFKILLRWIAGERIQQAAALVGGAQGALEEAAKYSKERVVSGFPLGFMQGFTWMLAEMKTKVDASRLMVYRTIMLQDEKKPFDVASAELKVFVVPMVQEVCRMAVQIHGSYGYSKEYKVEKLFRNAMHGGVVASSLEINKTIAGMSYLAGR, from the coding sequence ATGGATTTCAATCTATCTCCCCTTCAGAAAATGATCCAGAAGACAGCAAAAGATTTCTGTGACAAAGAAGTTACCAAAATTGATGCCTACATGGCAGAACATAAGGATTATCCGCCGGATCTTCTGGAGCGTTTTGCCAAGGCAAAACTTCTTGGAATGGATGTCCCAAAGGAACTGGGCGGAATTGGAAGCACCAACTTCAACCTGATCCTGTTTGCTGAAGAAATCGGGAAAACCGGATCAACCTGCATGCTTCCTTTTTTCATGAATAACTCTGTTGCAGAAACAATCTGCCACTGGGGAACAGATGAAATTAAGCAGAAATTCGTTCCGCCGCTTTGCGACGGAACAGCCTGGGCATCCATGGCTTTCACAGAACCAGGAACAGGATCTGACCCAAAGGCTCTCACAATGGTTGCAGAACCTGATGGAGACGACTTTATACTTAATGGAACCAAACGTTTCATCAGTATGGCAAACAAGCCTGGCTACGGCGTATTTTTTGCCAAAGACCTTTCCATGAAAGGCCAGAAAGTTGATACTACAGCATTTATAGTTGACAAATCAAGCCCGGGCATCACCTTTTCAGGTCATTATGAGCTGATGGGCCTTGATGGCGCTGATACATGCGACGTTTTCTTCAAGGATGTACGCGTTCCAAAGGCAAATATCCTTGGCGAGCAGGGCAAGGGCTTCAAAATTCTTCTCAGATGGATAGCAGGTGAGCGCATCCAGCAGGCGGCGGCTCTTGTGGGCGGCGCCCAGGGCGCCCTTGAAGAAGCGGCAAAATACAGCAAGGAACGCGTTGTCAGCGGCTTCCCTCTTGGTTTCATGCAGGGATTCACCTGGATGCTTGCTGAAATGAAAACCAAAGTTGATGCCAGCCGTCTTATGGTATATCGCACAATCATGCTCCAGGACGAAAAGAAGCCTTTTGATGTCGCTTCTGCCGAGCTCAAGGTTTTTGTTGTTCCGATGGTTCAGGAAGTATGCCGCATGGCCGTCCAGATTCACGGTTCCTACGGATACTCCAAGGAATACAAGGTTGAGAAACTCTTCCGTAATGCTATGCATGGCGGCGTTGTTGCATCGAGCCTTGAAATCAACAAGACAATTGCCGGTATGTCCTATCTTGCCGGAAGATAA
- a CDS encoding sigma-54-dependent transcriptional regulator: MSARILITEDDNTFRSLLKAILQSEGYETREAENAEDALILLEKESFDLVLTDLKMPGMSGLDLFRIVRSDPSHPAFIVLTAFGTIEEAVSGTRDGVFDFLTKPLKDPESLRTVVRKALEEKKREREYAGLKEKESSGFPPDEIMFAGKAMKEVKRLISDVAQAQATVLIQGESGTGKELAAKTVHMMSKRNSSAFIPVNCAAIPDNLLESELFGHEKGAFTGAIQARRGKFELAHGGTLFLDEIGELPLSLQAKLLRVLQERKFERVGGNREISVDVRVVAATNRSLFEEVQEKRFRDDLYYRINVFPITLPPLRQREDAIPVLADYFIRKFSGQIGKKISGLEPGAEQAIMEYSWPGNIRELQNAIERAVILGKGVLKISDFPDIRERPVQDSDEMRESPALEEIEKRAIIEALKKSGNNRTLAADLLGISRRTLQYRIKDYGLSRKK, from the coding sequence ATGAGCGCCAGAATTCTCATAACAGAGGATGACAATACATTCAGAAGCCTTCTGAAAGCTATCCTGCAAAGCGAAGGATACGAAACAAGGGAAGCTGAAAATGCAGAAGACGCCCTTATTCTTCTGGAAAAAGAGAGTTTTGACCTTGTCCTGACTGATCTTAAAATGCCTGGGATGAGCGGTCTTGACCTTTTCAGAATCGTCCGCAGCGATCCTTCCCACCCCGCGTTTATTGTTCTGACCGCTTTTGGCACCATTGAGGAAGCTGTTTCAGGCACAAGGGACGGAGTTTTTGATTTTCTAACCAAACCGCTAAAAGACCCTGAATCACTCAGAACAGTTGTCAGAAAAGCCCTCGAAGAAAAAAAACGCGAAAGGGAATACGCAGGGCTGAAGGAAAAAGAGAGCTCAGGGTTTCCTCCTGACGAGATCATGTTTGCAGGAAAAGCCATGAAAGAGGTTAAACGCCTGATATCTGACGTGGCCCAGGCCCAGGCAACCGTTCTGATCCAGGGGGAAAGCGGAACAGGCAAGGAGCTTGCCGCAAAAACGGTTCACATGATGAGCAAAAGAAACTCTTCTGCCTTTATACCCGTAAACTGCGCCGCAATCCCGGACAATCTTCTTGAAAGCGAGCTTTTCGGGCATGAAAAAGGTGCTTTTACAGGAGCAATCCAGGCAAGACGGGGCAAATTTGAGCTTGCGCACGGCGGAACCCTTTTTCTGGATGAAATAGGAGAACTTCCGCTTTCTCTTCAGGCAAAGCTTCTAAGGGTTCTTCAGGAAAGAAAATTCGAGAGAGTTGGAGGAAACAGGGAAATTTCGGTTGATGTAAGAGTTGTCGCAGCCACAAACAGATCCTTGTTTGAAGAGGTTCAGGAAAAAAGATTCAGGGACGATCTTTATTACAGAATAAATGTTTTCCCCATCACCCTGCCCCCTCTTAGACAGCGAGAAGATGCCATTCCCGTGCTTGCGGATTATTTCATCAGAAAATTCAGCGGTCAGATAGGCAAAAAGATTTCAGGGCTGGAACCAGGGGCAGAGCAGGCTATAATGGAATACTCCTGGCCAGGTAATATCAGGGAACTGCAAAACGCGATCGAAAGGGCAGTCATCCTTGGCAAAGGTGTTCTAAAGATATCGGATTTCCCGGATATCAGGGAAAGGCCTGTTCAAGACTCTGATGAAATGCGGGAAAGCCCTGCTCTTGAAGAAATTGAGAAAAGAGCCATAATCGAAGCTCTGAAAAAAAGCGGAAACAACAGGACTTTGGCCGCCGATCTTCTTGGAATATCAAGAAGAACCCTTCAATATAGGATAAAGGATTACGGACTCAGCCGGAAAAAATGA
- a CDS encoding MarR family winged helix-turn-helix transcriptional regulator: MDYNECIAFLLAKANQKSQSYMKKKLQPYGLTTVQHLILEVVMAHEGLTTGEIGKLLISDNATVSGVLDRMAESGWIKKETDPEDKRISRIYLGPKVNELKPLLFSERESVNEDLLKSFSTEEKVLFKRLLKDFL; encoded by the coding sequence ATGGATTATAATGAATGCATAGCCTTTCTATTGGCAAAGGCTAACCAGAAATCCCAGAGCTATATGAAAAAAAAGCTCCAGCCTTATGGGCTTACAACTGTACAGCATCTTATTCTTGAAGTTGTAATGGCGCATGAGGGGCTTACAACCGGTGAAATAGGCAAGCTTTTAATATCTGACAATGCGACAGTATCTGGTGTTCTGGACAGAATGGCTGAGTCTGGGTGGATAAAAAAAGAAACCGATCCTGAAGACAAAAGAATTTCAAGGATTTATCTTGGCCCAAAAGTAAATGAACTAAAACCGCTTCTTTTTAGCGAAAGGGAATCTGTAAACGAGGATCTTCTGAAGAGTTTCTCGACAGAGGAAAAAGTTCTTTTCAAGAGGCTGCTCAAGGATTTTCTTTAA
- a CDS encoding PAS domain-containing hybrid sensor histidine kinase/response regulator, whose translation MDFIKKIISVKKRSECQNQKISSCAKLFETMPLGVIYHDPSGRIISVNPAAAKILGLTKDELLGRVSRDPRWKAVREDGSDFPGEDHPSAIALKTGKTVHNVVMGVFNPLEKQQKWIRINAYPEFRDGEEKPYQAFSTFDDITEMKRTEAKLIDHLARMRRAEQVAGFGNWGFRLNDDLVYASEGAREIYGMGDREWAIREIQQLPLPEYRTMLDKAMMELIAVNSPYDVRFKIKRPSDGEIIDIHSIAGYDPERFGVYGVIHDITKAVKAENDLRESERKLSTLMSNLPGIAYRCRNDENWTMEFISDGCKELTGYDPEDFIDNRVLSFNELIHPDHRERLWEEWQAAIAEKKYIQAEYPVVLPTGEERWFWEKGCAVYSEAGEIIALEGFIADLTDLKRSEREKIDFERQLLQTQKLESLGVLAGGIAHDFNNILMAILGHADLALDELSPMSPARESISEIEKASRRAADLCRQMLAYSGKGRFVIENIDLKELIEEMVHLLKTSISKKARLSLHIENSIPAIKGDATQIRQILMNLVINASEAIGDREGRIDISTGSMDCSIEYLGDSCVNESISGGKHVWIEVSDTGCGMDYETVSRIFEPFFTTKFTGRGLGMSAVIGIVRGHKGALKVFSEPGKGTTFRILFPASEEAAKQEGDAAVLIDETWKGGGTILLVDDEESIRNLGKAMLSRLGFDTVTAADGREAVEIYSSQKGSISAVILDLTMPKMNGEETLKELMVINPEVKVIISSGYTEYEIASRFSGNALAGFIQKPYKMKSLKDCLQEALQNI comes from the coding sequence ATGGATTTTATAAAAAAAATCATATCTGTAAAAAAACGCTCTGAATGTCAGAATCAGAAAATATCAAGCTGCGCAAAACTGTTTGAAACCATGCCGCTTGGTGTTATTTACCATGATCCTTCGGGCAGGATCATTTCAGTAAACCCTGCTGCCGCAAAAATTCTTGGGCTTACAAAGGATGAGCTCCTCGGAAGGGTCTCAAGGGATCCAAGATGGAAGGCCGTTCGTGAGGATGGATCTGATTTCCCCGGAGAAGACCATCCTTCGGCCATTGCCCTTAAAACCGGAAAGACCGTACATAATGTCGTGATGGGAGTATTCAACCCGCTTGAAAAACAGCAGAAATGGATCAGGATAAATGCCTATCCTGAATTCAGGGACGGAGAAGAAAAGCCGTACCAGGCTTTTTCCACCTTTGATGACATAACTGAAATGAAAAGAACCGAGGCAAAGCTCATTGATCACCTTGCAAGAATGAGAAGAGCCGAACAGGTGGCCGGATTCGGCAATTGGGGATTTAGGCTCAATGACGATCTTGTCTACGCATCTGAAGGCGCCAGGGAAATCTATGGCATGGGGGACAGGGAATGGGCTATCCGTGAGATTCAGCAGCTCCCTTTGCCTGAATACAGGACTATGCTTGACAAGGCAATGATGGAGCTGATTGCTGTAAATTCTCCATATGATGTCAGGTTCAAAATCAAAAGACCATCTGATGGTGAAATAATCGATATTCATTCCATAGCCGGATATGACCCCGAGAGGTTCGGCGTTTACGGGGTCATTCATGATATAACCAAGGCAGTGAAGGCTGAAAATGACCTGAGGGAAAGCGAGAGAAAGCTTTCAACACTCATGTCCAATCTTCCAGGCATAGCTTACAGATGCAGAAATGATGAAAACTGGACAATGGAATTCATAAGCGACGGCTGCAAAGAACTCACAGGGTATGATCCTGAAGATTTCATTGATAACAGAGTCCTTAGTTTCAATGAACTCATTCATCCTGATCACAGGGAAAGATTATGGGAGGAATGGCAGGCGGCAATCGCAGAAAAAAAATACATTCAGGCCGAGTATCCCGTTGTTCTGCCGACCGGCGAAGAACGCTGGTTTTGGGAAAAAGGATGCGCTGTCTACTCGGAGGCCGGTGAAATTATAGCCCTTGAAGGATTTATTGCAGATCTTACGGATCTTAAAAGATCCGAGAGGGAGAAAATAGATTTTGAACGCCAGCTTCTTCAGACCCAGAAGCTTGAAAGTCTTGGAGTTCTTGCAGGTGGTATTGCCCACGATTTCAATAATATTCTCATGGCTATACTTGGGCATGCTGATCTTGCCCTTGACGAGCTGTCTCCAATGTCTCCGGCCAGGGAAAGCATCAGCGAGATAGAAAAGGCATCGAGGAGGGCGGCGGATCTTTGCAGGCAGATGCTTGCTTATTCAGGCAAGGGAAGGTTTGTAATCGAGAATATTGATCTGAAGGAACTCATCGAGGAGATGGTTCATCTTCTTAAAACATCTATATCCAAAAAAGCCCGTCTTTCTCTTCATATAGAAAACAGTATTCCCGCAATAAAAGGCGACGCCACCCAGATCAGGCAGATACTCATGAATCTTGTGATCAACGCCTCAGAGGCAATCGGAGACAGGGAGGGCCGCATTGATATCTCCACAGGAAGCATGGACTGTTCCATTGAATACCTGGGCGATTCCTGTGTTAATGAAAGTATATCCGGGGGGAAGCATGTCTGGATAGAAGTCTCTGACACAGGATGCGGAATGGATTATGAAACAGTTTCAAGGATATTTGAGCCATTTTTTACAACAAAATTTACAGGAAGAGGCCTTGGAATGTCTGCGGTCATTGGAATAGTTCGTGGCCACAAGGGTGCTTTAAAGGTTTTTTCAGAGCCTGGAAAGGGTACTACGTTCAGAATCCTTTTTCCTGCATCAGAAGAAGCTGCAAAGCAGGAAGGTGACGCTGCTGTATTAATTGATGAAACATGGAAAGGTGGTGGGACAATTCTTCTTGTCGATGACGAAGAGAGTATCAGAAATCTTGGTAAGGCAATGCTCTCAAGACTTGGTTTTGATACTGTTACTGCAGCTGACGGTAGGGAGGCCGTTGAGATATATTCCTCTCAAAAAGGTTCAATAAGCGCAGTCATTCTTGATCTTACAATGCCCAAAATGAATGGTGAAGAAACCTTGAAAGAACTGATGGTAATAAATCCTGAAGTAAAAGTCATTATTTCGAGTGGCTATACTGAGTATGAAATTGCTTCAAGGTTTTCAGGAAACGCTCTGGCCGGATTTATCCAGAAACCCTATAAGATGAAATCCCTCAAAGATTGCCTTCAGGAGGCTTTGCAGAATATTTAA
- a CDS encoding electron transfer flavoprotein subunit beta/FixA family protein, translated as MNIIVCIKQVPDVTEVKWDENGSLIRTGLPSIINPNDRHAIEAALSLKDIHGGEVTVISMGPPQVEESLREALGMGCDKAILLTDRKFGGADCWATAYTLGLAIKKIGKFDMVITGVEAMDGNTAQVGPEIADFLNLPLCSYALEIKCENGKVNVLQNMGAVVRELEAPLPCLITAEKELNEPRVAPMDKIMEAYEKEIEMWGFEALDGEPANFGLKGSPTRLRKVFTPKRIKGKVEILEGDPVEASRKLVEKLKEHNLV; from the coding sequence ATGAATATCATTGTTTGCATCAAACAGGTGCCGGACGTCACGGAAGTCAAGTGGGACGAAAACGGTTCATTGATCCGGACAGGACTTCCCAGCATCATCAATCCAAATGACAGACACGCAATCGAAGCAGCCCTTTCGCTCAAGGACATCCACGGCGGAGAAGTAACTGTAATATCAATGGGACCTCCCCAGGTTGAGGAATCATTGAGAGAAGCCCTTGGCATGGGATGCGACAAAGCAATTCTTCTGACAGACCGCAAATTCGGAGGAGCTGACTGCTGGGCAACCGCATATACACTCGGACTTGCCATAAAGAAAATCGGCAAATTCGATATGGTAATCACAGGCGTTGAAGCAATGGACGGAAACACCGCCCAGGTTGGCCCTGAAATAGCCGACTTCCTCAATCTTCCGCTTTGCTCATACGCACTTGAAATCAAATGCGAAAACGGCAAGGTCAATGTTCTTCAGAACATGGGCGCAGTTGTGAGAGAGCTTGAAGCCCCTCTGCCATGTCTCATCACAGCAGAAAAAGAGCTTAATGAGCCCCGCGTTGCTCCTATGGACAAGATAATGGAAGCCTATGAGAAGGAAATCGAAATGTGGGGATTTGAAGCCCTTGACGGCGAACCTGCCAATTTCGGTCTCAAGGGATCTCCGACAAGACTCAGAAAGGTTTTCACTCCAAAGCGCATCAAAGGAAAAGTGGAAATTCTTGAGGGTGATCCTGTAGAAGCTTCAAGAAAGCTTGTGGAAAAACTTAAAGAACATAATCTTGTCTAA
- a CDS encoding transporter, whose protein sequence is MSAGIGFDYATGDFGTNTTTDFINIPLIINVFPNDRLDVELTMPFVYQNNASNFYSVSGGRYQYKNGLMTNAMASAKSKQGAMNSDASGNSSDGNPGNQEQNDNDEAVSGLGDITISAGYAMLEEGKITPRIRLEAFMKLPTADSDEGLGTGSFDWGPGISFSKWLGKWQLFAQERYIVCGSSDYYDMEDHFTHEAEIGYQIEESFYGALSIYGATESSEDSDTPLEGRIKTRVSLMPEIILEAYILKGFSDGSPDFGAGASIFHDF, encoded by the coding sequence ATGTCCGCTGGAATTGGATTTGATTACGCTACAGGAGATTTTGGAACAAATACGACCACTGATTTCATCAATATACCTCTGATTATTAACGTTTTTCCAAATGACAGACTCGATGTTGAATTAACCATGCCTTTTGTATATCAGAACAATGCCAGCAATTTTTACAGCGTATCAGGGGGACGATATCAATATAAAAATGGCTTAATGACTAATGCAATGGCCAGTGCGAAATCAAAGCAGGGAGCCATGAATTCCGACGCATCTGGAAACAGTTCAGACGGGAACCCGGGGAATCAGGAACAGAATGACAATGATGAAGCAGTCAGCGGATTAGGGGATATCACCATTTCAGCGGGTTATGCTATGCTGGAAGAAGGAAAAATCACCCCCAGGATCAGACTGGAAGCATTCATGAAACTGCCCACAGCTGATAGCGACGAAGGTCTTGGAACAGGAAGCTTTGACTGGGGGCCAGGAATTTCATTCAGCAAATGGCTTGGAAAATGGCAGCTTTTTGCCCAGGAACGATATATTGTCTGCGGATCATCGGATTATTACGATATGGAAGATCATTTTACCCATGAAGCCGAGATTGGCTATCAAATCGAAGAATCGTTCTACGGTGCATTATCCATTTACGGAGCCACAGAATCATCAGAAGATTCTGATACACCGCTTGAAGGCAGAATAAAAACCAGGGTGAGCCTTATGCCTGAGATCATTCTCGAAGCTTATATTCTTAAGGGATTTTCCGACGGCAGCCCTGATTTTGGAGCTGGAGCGTCAATTTTTCATGATTTCTGA
- a CDS encoding electron transfer flavoprotein subunit alpha/FixB family protein yields the protein MTDTKDFSDYKGVWVFIEQLDGDLTRTTLSLEMLGEGRKLADKLGTELVAFLLGHNVKKLAEELVHYGADKVLLADDPALANYRTGHYTDIICKEALERKPDILLVGASPVGRDLAPRISYRLHTGCTADCTLLDIDEEKKILVSTRPAFGGNVMATILCPDHRPQMSTVRPGVMEVPQKDMARKGEVIDLKVSVDDAKDPVKVLSSRKREHSGINIQEAERIVAVGMGAGDTHTFAKLEELAKELDAHIGGTRPVVEACLITHDCQIGQTGKTVRPELYIACGISGTVQHTTGMSGAKTIVAINKDANAEIFNFAHYGIVGDASKIVPALIEQIRSAKAVN from the coding sequence ATGACTGATACTAAAGATTTTAGTGATTACAAAGGCGTATGGGTTTTTATAGAGCAGCTTGACGGCGACCTCACCCGTACAACCCTTTCCCTGGAAATGCTTGGAGAAGGCCGCAAACTTGCAGACAAGCTCGGGACTGAACTGGTTGCATTTCTTCTTGGACACAATGTAAAAAAACTGGCCGAAGAGCTTGTTCATTATGGTGCGGACAAGGTTCTACTTGCAGATGATCCGGCACTCGCAAATTACAGAACCGGACACTACACAGACATCATATGCAAGGAAGCACTGGAAAGAAAACCTGATATCCTTCTTGTTGGAGCTTCTCCGGTTGGAAGGGATCTTGCTCCGAGAATTTCCTACAGGCTTCATACAGGCTGCACCGCAGACTGTACTCTGCTTGACATTGACGAGGAAAAAAAGATCCTGGTTTCAACGCGCCCTGCTTTTGGCGGAAACGTCATGGCTACCATTCTATGCCCTGATCACAGACCGCAGATGTCGACTGTCCGTCCAGGCGTTATGGAAGTTCCGCAGAAGGATATGGCCCGCAAGGGTGAAGTCATAGATCTAAAGGTTTCTGTCGATGACGCAAAAGATCCTGTGAAGGTTCTTTCATCCAGAAAACGTGAACATTCAGGCATCAATATTCAGGAAGCCGAAAGAATTGTTGCTGTTGGTATGGGAGCAGGTGATACCCATACATTTGCAAAGCTCGAAGAGCTTGCAAAAGAGCTTGATGCCCATATCGGCGGAACCCGTCCTGTTGTCGAGGCATGCCTTATCACCCATGACTGCCAGATCGGCCAGACAGGCAAGACCGTAAGGCCTGAGCTTTATATAGCCTGTGGTATTTCAGGAACCGTGCAGCACACAACAGGCATGTCAGGAGCAAAGACCATCGTTGCCATAAACAAGGACGCAAATGCGGAAATATTCAATTTTGCCCATTACGGAATTGTTGGCGACGCTTCAAAGATTGTCCCTGCACTGATCGAACAGATCAGGAGCGCCAAGGCAGTCAACTGA